The genomic stretch CTCGCCGACGTAGCCGATGGTGGTCGCGCGGTAGCGGCGCACGTCGCCCCAGAACTGGCTGGCGCTGAACTTGCGGCGGATGGCGAAGCCCGAGGCGCCGTTGACCGCCGAACCCCAGCACACGCACAGGCCGGTGGCGTGATACAGCGGCAAGGTGCAGTAGACGACGTCGTCGGGGCCCATGTTCAGGGCGATCATGCCGAAGCTGGCCGAGCTGCGCATCCAGCGGCCGTGCTTGAACACCCCGGCCTTGGGCAGGCCGGTGGTGCCGGAGGTGTAGATGTAGAAGCACGGGTCGTCGAAATGGATGTCGCGGCTGCTGGCCGGGTTGTCGCCGCAGGCATCGGCGCTGGCGCTGATGAGGTTGACGTAGCCGTCGGGCGCGATGCCCGGATGGCGGAAGGTGTCCTGGTCGGCCACGAACCAGGTGCGCGGGGCCGGGATCGACACTTGCTCGCGCACCGCCGCATAGGCCGGCAGCAGTTCCGCGCCGACGACGATCGCCACCGGCGCCACCAGGTTCACGCTGTGGATCAGCGTGTCGCGGGTCTGGGAGGTGTTGAGCAGCGCGCTGACGGCGCCCACCTTGGCCAGCGCCAGAATGGTCACCAGCAGCTCCGGGCGGTTCTCGATGAACACCGCCACCACGTCGCCCTTGCCGATGCCCTGCCCGATCAGGTAGTGGGCGATGCGGTTGGCCCAGCGGTTGGCCTGGGCATAACTGAGCACGACGTCGCCGCACAGCAGCGCGGGGCCGTCGGGATTGCGCAGGGCCGCTTGCTCGAACGTCCAGCCCAAGCCACAGGTCTGGGTCGGATCCTTGACGTTGGCCGCCTTCATCCCCTTCACCACCCGTGGGAGGGCTTTGGCGATGGCCGGCAGTTTGCGGAGCATCATGCTCCAGGTGATCGTGTCGCTTGGCGCGTGACTCATGGCAGCTCCCGTTCGGCCTTGGCGTGCAGGCCGGCTTTTTTATTGTCGGGCAATCCTGTGCGGCGACCGGCGCTGTGGCAGCCAGGGCCGAGACCGAAAATACGTCAGCGCTTCTCGGGCTGTACACGCGGTTTTTGCAATGTTTTGTATCCGCCGTCCGCCCCGCCCGGGACGCGGTCACGGTGGCGGCGTAAACGTTCCTTCCCATCGGTCGCGATCCCGCAAAATGCAGGATGCACGATGGCCATTCATGCAGATTGCACGACAACCCAATCACAGCGAGTTTATAAGTTACTGATTTATAAAGAATTTTAAAAACAGGAATGCTGGCACAATCGCTGCAACCCTCTGTGCATGCTTGCCATTCATGTGCATACGGAGCTGAACGACATGAGCCTGATCCAAGAAAAATTCTCCTCCCTGTTCTCCCAGTACAGCGTCACCACCCAGGCACGCCCCGACGGCGGCATCCTGCTGACGCTGCGCGATAGTGAAGGCAAGGTGTTCAAGCGGGCGCTCACGTATCAGCAACTGCACAACGGCGACCAACTGTCGTGGGCGATCAGCGCGATCCGCCGCGACCTGGCCGAACAGGCCAGCGAACTGCCGCAGATCTCCATGCTGCAGAGCCAGCAGCGCTTTGCCCTGCCGACGTATCACTCGCTGTAACCCGACCGCAAAAGCAAACAGGCCGTGAAGGTTCGCTTCACGGCCTGTTTGCTTTTATGCGGACTGAAGGTCAGAACGCTTCCGGTTCGATGCCGGTGAAGCTGTCGACGGTGACGTGCCCTTCCAGTTCGCCGCCGTCGCGGGCCAGGCCGCAGGTCTTGAGGCCGGCGGCCTGGGCGGCATCGAGTTCCTGGACAATGTCCGACAGGAACAGGATCTGCTCCGGCCGGGCGCCGATGGCCTGCTGAATGTTGCGGTAGGACTGTTCTTCACGCTTGGGCCCCGACGTGGTGTCGAAGTAGCCGTCGAACAGCGGCGTCAGGTCCCCCGCCTCCGAGCAGCCGAAGATCAGTTTCTGCGCCTGGATCGAGCCCGAGGAATAAACGAACAGTTGATGGCCCGCCTGATGCCAGCGCTTGAGCGCCTCGACGGCATCCGGATAGACATGGCCCTTCAGTTGCCCGGCCTGATAGCCCTGTTCCCAGACCATGCCCTGCAACGCCTTGAGCGGCGTAGCCTTGCGGTCCTCGGCGATCCAGCCCAGCAAGATCGCGATGACGCGCTCGACATCGGCCTGCGGCTCGCCGCTGTCTCGGCGCACGGCGTCGAGCTGTTCGGCGACGTCCGTCCGTGCGGCGTTCTGCCGGACGAAATCCGGCAAGTGTTCGGCGGCATACGGGAACAGCACATCGAACACGAAGCTCACCGCACTGGTGGTGCCTTCGATGTCGGTGAGGATGACCTTGATCGACATCGGCTCAGTCCTCCAGGCGCGGGAAGCGGCCGGCGATGTCTTCGCCGGTGAAGTTGGCGACCCAGCCTTCGGGGTTGTTGAACAGGCGGATCGCGACGAAATGCGGGTGCTCGCCCATGTCGAACCAGTGTTTGGTGCCGGCGGGCACCGAAATCAGGTCGTTCTTTTCGCACAGCACCGCGTACACGTAGTCATCGATGTGCAGGGTAAACAAACCTCGGCCGGCGACGAAGAAGCGCACTTCGTCTTCACCGTGGCGGTGCTCGTCGAGAAACCTGGCGCGCAGCTCGGCCTTCTGCGGGTGGTCGCTGTTGAGGCTGACCACATCGACAGTGATGTAGCCGCGCTCGGTCATCAGTTTGTCGATCTGCTCGCGGTAGGCGCCGATGACCTCGTCCTGGCTGGCGCCGGGCTCGATCTTCGTGGCGGCCTGCCAGCGGTCGAAGCGCACGCCCTGCTCGGCCAGGGTCGCGGCGATGTCTTCGAAGTGGGTCAGCACCTTGTTCGGGATCTCAGGGCTGGATACGTGGTAGACGGACAGGCTGCTCATGGGGCGATTCCTCGGTTTCGGCCGCGCCGTCCGGTTTGTGGACACCGGTGGGCGCAGCGCTGCATCAGGCGGTCGGCGACGTCGGCGTCTGCCGTTAACGGTTCAATACGCTGCGGGTCTTGAGCTCGCATTCAAACAGGAATTCGAAGGCCTCGATCTGGCGCAGCGCGTCGCTCATCTGCGCGCCCCAGGTGTAGAGGCCGTGGCCGCGGATCAGATACCCGACGCAGTCGGGGTGGGCGTCCAGCCAAGGCTGCACCTTGGCGGCCAGGCGCGCAATGTCCTGGTCGTTGTCGAAGATCGGCACCCGCACCCGGGACTCATGGGTCGAAACGCCGCTGAAGGCCTTCTGCAGTTCGTAGTCTTCGAAATCGATGAAGTCGCCGGGCGTCAGGCGCGACAACACCGTGGCGTTGACCGAATGGGTGTGCAGCACCGCGCCGATTTGCGGGCGCCAGGCGTAGAGCTGAGTGTGCAGCAAGGTTTCGGCGGACGGTTTCTTGCCCGGCTCCAGGCTGTTGCCGGCAAGGTCGGTGGCGAGCACGTCGTCCGGGCCCAGTTGGCCCTTGTGCTTGCCGGACACGGTCAGCAGCGCCTCGGTCGGCGACAGGCGCGCCGAGTAGTTGCTGCTGGTGGCCGGCGACCAGCCGCGGCCATAAAGGAAGCGCCCGGCGTCGATGATCTGCTGGGCGAGCTGTTCACGGGTAAGGCTCATGGCCTGTCCTCTTGCATTCGAGTGGCAATGATAACGGCAGCGGCGAAGGCTGCGAGGCTTGCGATACTAAAGGTCAATGTCGCGCCGAGGGCGTTCCAGCTGTACCCGGCATACAGCGCGCCGAGCGCACCGCCGGTGCCGGCCAGCGCAGCGTACAGCGCCTGGCCCTGGCCTTGCTGGCGGGCGCCGAAGCTACGTTGCACGAACTGGATGGCAGCGGCGTGAAAGCTGCCGAACGTGGCGGCGTGCAGCACCTGGGCGAACAGCAGCGCCCCGAGGAATTCGGCGAACGACCCCAGGAGCAGCCAGCGCAGCGCCGCCAGCAGGAAACTGGCCATCAGCACCCGGCGCAGGGAAAAACGCGCCAGGATCCGGCTCATGGCCATGAACATCAGCACTTCGGCGACCACGCCCAGCGCCCACAGCATGCCGATCACGCCGCGGCTGTAGCCCAGGCGTTCGAGGTGCAGGGTGAGGAACGTGTAGTACGGCCCGTGGCTCATCTGCATCAGCGCCACGCACGCGTAGAACGCGAGCACGCCGGGGCGGCGCAATTGCTTGAGGAAGCCCTCCCCCGTCGGCCGGTCGCCCTGGGCGGGCTGCGCGTTCGGCACCCACAGGCTGCTGAGGACGATGCCCGCCATGATCAGCACCAGCGCCGCCGGGTAGATGTCCAGGCTCAGCCATTCGAACAGCCGGCCCAGTGCGACCACGGTGATGATGAAGCCGATGGAGCCCCACAGGCGGATCTGGCTGTAGCGGGAGGTCTGGCCTTGCAGGTGCGCCAGGGTGATGACCTCGAACTGCGGCAGCACCGCGTGCCAGAAGAACGCGTGCAGCGCCATGACCATCGCCAGCCAGGCGTAGCTCTTGCTGACGAAGATCAGCGAGAACGTCAGCAGCGTGCACACCGCACCGAAGCGCACGATGGCCAGGCGCCTGCCGGTGTGGTCGCCCAGCCAGCCCCAGAGGTTCGGCGCCACGCAGCGCATCAGCATCGGGATCGCCACCAGCTCGCCGATGCGCGCGGCGCTGAACCCCAGATGATCGAAGTACAGCGCCAGGAACGGCGCGGTCGAGCCGAGCAAGGCGAAATAGAACAGGTAGAAACTGGACAGCCGCCAGTACGGGAGCGCCGCCATGCCGTCAGGCCACGGCGGCTGTCAGGCGGCCCATCAGAGCTGGCCCAGCACCGGGGTGCTCACCTTCACGTCGGCATTCTGCCCGCGGTGGCGCAACAGGTGATCCATCAGCACGATGGCCATCATCGCCTCGGCGATCGGCGTGGCGCGGATGCCGACGCACGGGTCGTGACGGCCCTTGGTGATCACGTCCACCGGGTTGCCGTGGATGTCGATGGAGCGGCCCGGCGTGGTGATGCTGGACGTCGGCTTGAGCGCCAGGTGCGCCACGATCGGCTGGCCGGAGGAAATGCCGCCCAGGATGCCGCCGGCGTTGTTGCTCAGGAAGCCTTCCGGGGTCAGCTCGTCGCGGTGCTCGGTGCCGCGCTGGGCCACGCAGGCGAACCCGGCGCCGATCTCCACGCCCTTCACCGCGTTGATGCTCATCAGCGCGTGGGCCAGTTCGGCGTCGAGGCGGTCGAAGATCGGCTCGCCCAGGCCCGGCATCACGCCTTCGGCCACGACGGTGATCCTGGCGCCGACCGAATCCTGGTCGCGGCGCAGCTGGTCCATGTAGGCCTCCAGCTCCGGCACCTTGTCCGGATCCGGACTGAAGAAGGCGTTCTGCTCCACCGAGTCCCAGGTCTTGAACGGGATTTCGATCGGGCCGAGCTGGCTCATGTAGCCGCGCACGACGATGCCCTGGCTGGCCAGGTACTTCTTGGCGATGGCGCCAGCGGCCACGCGCATCGCGGTTTCCCGCGCCGAGCTGCGGCCGCCGCCGCGGTAGTCGCGCTCGCCGTACTTGTGGTGGTAGGTGTAGTCGGCGTGGGCCGGGCGGAACAGGTCCTTGATCGCCGAGTAGTCCTTGGACTTCTGGTCGGTGTTGCGGATCAGCAGGCCGATGGCGCAACCGGTGGTGCGGCCCTCGAACACGCCGGACAGGATCTCGACTTCGTCGGCCTCCTGGCGCTGGGTGGTGTGGCGGCTGGTGCCCGGCTTGCGCCGGTCGAGGTCGCGCTGCAGGTCGTCCAGGGAGATTTCCAGGCCCGGCGGGCAGCCGTCGACAATGGCGACCAACGCCGGTCCATGGCTCTCGCCTGCGGTGGTGACAGTGAACAGCTTGCCGTAGGTATTGCCGGACATGCAGGACGCTCCGTGAAATCGAACCCAAATTCGTGATGCGCGCCAGTATACGCAGGCTAACCGACTAGTTCATCCTCGAACCTTACGGGAGATGCCGAGTCCAACCGGCACCTTTGCAAATGATGGCGTGATGATGCTGCGAGTTTTGATCTTGAGCCTGACCCTGCTGACCGGCTTTGCCCAGGCGACCGTCCTGCAACGCCCGGTCACTTTGACCACCGACGGCGGCGAACTTTTCGGCTCGCTGTTGCTGCCAAAGTCCGACAAGCCTGTGCCTGTCGTCCTGATCCTTTCTGGCTCGGGGCCTACGGACCGTGACGGAAACAACCCCGACGGCGGGCGCAACGACAGCCTCAAGCGGCTGGCCTGGGTGCTGGCCAAGCACAATGTCGCCAGCGTCCGGTTCGACAAGCGCGGCGTGGCCGCGAGCCTGGCGGCCACGCCGGACGAGCGCAACCTGACCGTGGAGGCCTACGTGGCGGACGCGGTAGCCTGGGGCCGCCAGCTCAAGGCCGACCCGCGCTTCGGCCCGCTGATCCTGCTCGGCCACAGCGAAGGCGCGCTGATCGCCAGCCTCGCCGCGCCGAAGGTCGATGCGGCGGCGGTGATTTCCCTGTCCGGCAGCGCCCGCCCCATCGATCAGGTGCTGCGCCAGCAACTGGCCCGCAGCCTGCCGCCGGCCTTGATGCTGCGCAGCAACGAACTGCTCGACAGTCTCAAGGCCGGACAAACCGACGACCGCGTGCCGGCGCCGCTGCAAGTGATTTTCCGACCGAGCGTGCAGCCGTACCTGATTTCCCTGTTCCGCCAGGATCCGGCGGCGGCCTTCGCGGCGCTGAAGATGCCGGCGCTGATCGTCCAGGGCAGCCACGACATCCAGGTGCAGGTCGATGACGCCCGCCTGCTCAAGGCCGCCAAACCGGATGCGCGACTGGCGCTGATCGAAGGCATGAACCATGTGCTGCGCATCGTTCCCAACGACGTGAAGCGGCAACTGGCCTCCTACAAGGACCCGAATCTGCCGCTGGCGGCCGAGCTCGGCGCGCGGCTCCTGGAGTTCATTGACGGACTTCGCACCCGATAAGCGCCGTTTGCCCTCCAGTCCTCGCAAATGCGGCCGATAAGCCTTTGTCGCCCGCGTATCGGCTGGCGGCAAGCAGGGCTTGGACAGGATCTCGCCGTTATGACTGATACCCAGACTTCACCCGACACCACCGCTGAAAAAGACGCACCGCCAGCGGTCGAGCTGCCGTGGGCGGATGTCCACGTCGAGCACCACAAGATGCTCCGCCTGGCCCCCC from Pseudomonas ekonensis encodes the following:
- a CDS encoding long-chain-acyl-CoA synthetase, with amino-acid sequence MSHAPSDTITWSMMLRKLPAIAKALPRVVKGMKAANVKDPTQTCGLGWTFEQAALRNPDGPALLCGDVVLSYAQANRWANRIAHYLIGQGIGKGDVVAVFIENRPELLVTILALAKVGAVSALLNTSQTRDTLIHSVNLVAPVAIVVGAELLPAYAAVREQVSIPAPRTWFVADQDTFRHPGIAPDGYVNLISASADACGDNPASSRDIHFDDPCFYIYTSGTTGLPKAGVFKHGRWMRSSASFGMIALNMGPDDVVYCTLPLYHATGLCVCWGSAVNGASGFAIRRKFSASQFWGDVRRYRATTIGYVGELCRYLVDQPASADDSRHEVRKMIGNGLRPGAWAEFKTRFAVEHICELYAASDGNIGFTNILNFDNTIGFSLMAWELVAYDHDSGQPVRGGDGFMRKVGKGEQGLLLARIDDKAPLDGYTDPQKTAKVVLQDVFARGDRFFNTGDLLRNIGFGHAQFVDRLGDTYRWKGENVSTTEVENLLLQHPNISEAVAYGVEVPNTNGRAGMAAITPAESLATLDFAELLAFARQRMPAYAVPLFLRVKVKMETTGTFKYQKTRLKSEGFDPDLAGDDPVYAWLPGSQTYVQVTGQVLADIGAGKYRY
- a CDS encoding DUF3509 domain-containing protein is translated as MSLIQEKFSSLFSQYSVTTQARPDGGILLTLRDSEGKVFKRALTYQQLHNGDQLSWAISAIRRDLAEQASELPQISMLQSQQRFALPTYHSL
- the aroC gene encoding chorismate synthase, whose product is MSGNTYGKLFTVTTAGESHGPALVAIVDGCPPGLEISLDDLQRDLDRRKPGTSRHTTQRQEADEVEILSGVFEGRTTGCAIGLLIRNTDQKSKDYSAIKDLFRPAHADYTYHHKYGERDYRGGGRSSARETAMRVAAGAIAKKYLASQGIVVRGYMSQLGPIEIPFKTWDSVEQNAFFSPDPDKVPELEAYMDQLRRDQDSVGARITVVAEGVMPGLGEPIFDRLDAELAHALMSINAVKGVEIGAGFACVAQRGTEHRDELTPEGFLSNNAGGILGGISSGQPIVAHLALKPTSSITTPGRSIDIHGNPVDVITKGRHDPCVGIRATPIAEAMMAIVLMDHLLRHRGQNADVKVSTPVLGQL
- a CDS encoding methylthioribulose 1-phosphate dehydratase; the protein is MSLTREQLAQQIIDAGRFLYGRGWSPATSSNYSARLSPTEALLTVSGKHKGQLGPDDVLATDLAGNSLEPGKKPSAETLLHTQLYAWRPQIGAVLHTHSVNATVLSRLTPGDFIDFEDYELQKAFSGVSTHESRVRVPIFDNDQDIARLAAKVQPWLDAHPDCVGYLIRGHGLYTWGAQMSDALRQIEAFEFLFECELKTRSVLNR
- a CDS encoding MFS transporter, with the protein product MAALPYWRLSSFYLFYFALLGSTAPFLALYFDHLGFSAARIGELVAIPMLMRCVAPNLWGWLGDHTGRRLAIVRFGAVCTLLTFSLIFVSKSYAWLAMVMALHAFFWHAVLPQFEVITLAHLQGQTSRYSQIRLWGSIGFIITVVALGRLFEWLSLDIYPAALVLIMAGIVLSSLWVPNAQPAQGDRPTGEGFLKQLRRPGVLAFYACVALMQMSHGPYYTFLTLHLERLGYSRGVIGMLWALGVVAEVLMFMAMSRILARFSLRRVLMASFLLAALRWLLLGSFAEFLGALLFAQVLHAATFGSFHAAAIQFVQRSFGARQQGQGQALYAALAGTGGALGALYAGYSWNALGATLTFSIASLAAFAAAVIIATRMQEDRP
- a CDS encoding 1,2-dihydroxy-3-keto-5-methylthiopentene dioxygenase; its protein translation is MSSLSVYHVSSPEIPNKVLTHFEDIAATLAEQGVRFDRWQAATKIEPGASQDEVIGAYREQIDKLMTERGYITVDVVSLNSDHPQKAELRARFLDEHRHGEDEVRFFVAGRGLFTLHIDDYVYAVLCEKNDLISVPAGTKHWFDMGEHPHFVAIRLFNNPEGWVANFTGEDIAGRFPRLED
- the mtnC gene encoding acireductone synthase, which produces MSIKVILTDIEGTTSAVSFVFDVLFPYAAEHLPDFVRQNAARTDVAEQLDAVRRDSGEPQADVERVIAILLGWIAEDRKATPLKALQGMVWEQGYQAGQLKGHVYPDAVEALKRWHQAGHQLFVYSSGSIQAQKLIFGCSEAGDLTPLFDGYFDTTSGPKREEQSYRNIQQAIGARPEQILFLSDIVQELDAAQAAGLKTCGLARDGGELEGHVTVDSFTGIEPEAF
- a CDS encoding alpha/beta hydrolase yields the protein MMLRVLILSLTLLTGFAQATVLQRPVTLTTDGGELFGSLLLPKSDKPVPVVLILSGSGPTDRDGNNPDGGRNDSLKRLAWVLAKHNVASVRFDKRGVAASLAATPDERNLTVEAYVADAVAWGRQLKADPRFGPLILLGHSEGALIASLAAPKVDAAAVISLSGSARPIDQVLRQQLARSLPPALMLRSNELLDSLKAGQTDDRVPAPLQVIFRPSVQPYLISLFRQDPAAAFAALKMPALIVQGSHDIQVQVDDARLLKAAKPDARLALIEGMNHVLRIVPNDVKRQLASYKDPNLPLAAELGARLLEFIDGLRTR